TGATGGTAGGGGAATTAATGTCGAAGGTTTAAGCGCAGCTGCTGGAATCAATGCGGGTTCTTATGCTGGTAAATTGAATCTTACTCAACTTGGTGCAACAGATATTGTTGTAAGTGATGGCACAGGTACTGTTGTTAGTGCAGCTGGAGTTAATCAAGCAAATACTACATTGCGCGACATTAAAGGTTCTTTCCAACAACAAACTTTGCGCTCTATTGGTGTAGATGGATTTACAGGAACAGGTTTTGCGCTAGATTATGGTGCTGGTGTTACAACCCTTAAAGGTGCAATGCTTGTTATGGATATTGCAGAATCTGCGATTAAACAACTTGATAGCATTCGCTCTGACTTAGGTTCTGTTCAACAACAAATGCAATCTACAATCAACAATATTACAATCACTCAAGTGAATGTAAAATCTGCTGAAAGTGGAATCAGAGAAGTAGATTTTGCAGCAGAGAGTGCAAACTACTCTAACTTGAACATTCTAGCTCAAGCTGGAAGTTATGCAATGAGCCAAGCAAATGCGGTTCAACAAAATATCTTAAGATTACTTCAATAGTCTTTTAAGATTCCTCTTAGAATCCCGCAAGGGATTCTATACTTTTCTAATTCTATTTTAAAATTTAATTTATTTTTTGTTTTTCCCTTTCCTTAATTTTGTTATTGTAAGGATACAAAAAGAGTAAAATCATCACATTGATAATGCAAATTTTCCAATTAATTTTTATTTCGTAGTGCTTTTTAAGGCAAAAAAAGATAAATTTCTTTTAACTTAATCCCAAAAGATAAAGGAAGGTAATGGAAAGAGAACAAACGCTACTGCGACAGGCTCAAGATAGACTTGCGAACATCGCTAAAATCCCAAGTCTCAAAAAAGGTCAAAGCATTAAAAAAATGCTAAAAGAAAAAGGAATCTCAAGGAGAGATTTTATGAAGTGGGCTGGAGCAATGACAGCTATGTTGTCTTTGCCGGCAAGTTTTACTCCGCTAACTGCGAAAGCAGCAGAAGTTGCAGACCGCTTACCTGTGATTTGGCTGCATTTAGCAGAATGCACAGGCTGTAGTGAAAGCCTCTTAAGAAGTGATGGACCGGGCATTGCAAGTTTGATTTTTGATTATATTTCTTTAGAATACCATGAAACCATTATGGCTGCGGCTGGCTATCAAGCAGAAGAAAACCTAGAATCCGCAATAGAAAGATACAAAGGTCGTTATGTATTAATGGTAGAGGGTGGCGTGCCAACGGGGCTAGAAGGACAATACTTAACAATTGGCGCGCACGGAAATACAGGCTTGGCAAATGCGAAATTAGCGAGTGAAAATGCGGCGGCAATTTTTGCGATTGGGACTTGCTCAAGCTTCGGTGGAATCCAAGCAGCCCACCCTAACCCAACTGCAGCAAAACCGCTTAGTGAAGTTACCAACAAACCTGTGATTAATGTGCCCGGTTGTCCTCCAAGTGAAAAAAATATCGTGGGCAATGTGATTCATTTCTTGCTTTTTGGCACTCTACCACAACTTGATGCATTCAATCGTCCAAAATGGGCTTATGGATTAAGAATCCACGATTTATGCGAAAGACGCGGGCATTTTGACGCAGGAGAATTTGTGCAAAGATTCGGTGATGAGGGTGCAAAAAATGGTTATTGCCTCTATAAAGTTGGCTGTAAAGGACCTTATACTTTCAACAACTGCTCCAAATTACGTTTTAACTCCCATACAAGCTGGCCTATTCAAGCAGGACACGGCTGTATTGGTTGCAGTGAGCCAAATTTCTGGGATACTATGGGACCTTTTGAAGAGCCACTTGCTAGCAAACTCTACAATGCGCCGTTGTTTAAAGGTGCAGACCGCACCGCAGATAATATCGGAATTACATTACTCGGCGCAGCAGCCATCGGTATGGCGGCACACGCAGTTCTAAGTAATTTTAGAAAAGACAAAGAATAAGGAGAATTTATGACAAAAAGAATTATTGTAGATCCTATCACAAGGATTGAGGGGCACTTAAGAATTGAAGTCATTGTAGATGAAAATAATGTCATTACCGATGCTTATTCTAGCTCTACTTTATGGCGCGGTTTAGAGGTTATCGTAAAAAACCGCGACCCTAGAGATGTCGGTTTTATGGTGCAAAGAATCTGCGGTGTTTGCACATTTTCACATTACAAAGCCGGAATTACCGCAGTAGAAAACGCGCTAGGGATTCAGATTCCATTTAATGCACAAATGGTGCGAAGCTTGATGAATGTTTCTCTTGTAATGCACGACCACTTGGTGCATTTCTATCACTTGCATGGATTGGATTGGTGTGATATTACGGAAGCACTTAAAGCTGACCCCAAAAAAGCAAGTGAGATTGCGTTTAAATATTCTAAAAACCCGATTGCAACAGGTGCAGATGAGCTTGCTGCTGTGCAAGAAAAAGTTAAAGCCTTTGCGAATGCTAAACAAGGTTTAGGACCTTTTGCAAATGCTTATTGGGGACACAAAACCTATAAATTCTCTCCTGAACAAAACCTCATCGTGCTTTCCCATTACTTAAAAGCTCTTGAAGTTCAAAGAGTTGCGGCACAAATGATGGCAATCTTCGGCGCAAAACAACCCCACCCACAAAGTTTAACCGTTGGGGGTGTAACTTGCGTTGCAGATATTTTAGACCCTAGCAGATTGGGAGATTGGCTCACTAAATACAAAGAAGTAGGGGATTTCATCAATCGCGCTTATTATGCAGATGTCGTAATGGCAGCTGAAGTCTTCAAAAACGAACCAAGCGTGCTTAAAGGTTGCGGTGTGCGCAACTTCCTTTCTTATGCCGAAATTCCTGTCAATCATAATGAGACGCTTTATAGCACAGGTGTTGTGCGAGGTGGCGATATTTCTAAACTCCTAGAAGTCAATGAAGACCTCATCACAGAAGAAGCAACACATTCTTGGTATCAAAACGACAAAGCATTGCACCCTTATGATGGCGAAACAGAGCCAAATTATACAGGATTCACAGATGCGGAGACCATTGGACCTGATGGTAACCCACTCAAAACAAAAGCAATTGATATGCGCGGTAAATACAGCTGGATTAAATCCCCTCGTTATAATGGCGAACCTATGGAGGTAGGACCGCTTGCAACAATTGTTGTGGGACTAGCAGCCAAGAATCCTCGTATCACAAAAATTGCAACACAATTCCTAGAAGATACGGGATTACCAATTGAAGCACTTTTTAGCACATTGGGTAGAACTGCAGCACGACTTTTGGAATGCAAGCTTTCCACAGATTATGGCATAGAAGCTTTTAATTCTTTGGTAGCAAATCTCAAAACAGGCGACCAAACCACTTGCGCTCCTTATAAGATTGACAAAAACAAAGAATACAAAGGGCGTTACATTGGTAATGTTCCACGCGGGACACTAAGCCACTGGGTAAGAATCAAAGACGGCGTCGTAGCAAATTATCAAGCAGTTGTGCCAAGTACTTGGAATGCAGGACCAAAAGATTCTAAAAATCAAATGGGACCCTATGAAGCTTCATTAGTTGGAATCAAAGTGCAAGATATTACCAAACCGCTAGAAATCGTGCGGACTATCCATTCCTTTGACCCTTGTATCGCGTGTGCAGTGCATTTAATGGATACAAAAGGGAATGAAATCAGCCAATATAGACTTGACCCCATTGCGATGAATTGTAAAATTTAAGGAGAAATTATGGAAACAAGATACAGAGCTGTGCTTGAGTTTTCAAAACTCACACGGATTTTCCATTGGATTAGAGCATTAGCAATTTTTGGATTAATTGCAACAGGATTCTATCTTGCTTATCCTTTTTTAGCACCTAATAATTTCACAGGCGAACCTGTGGGGTTTCTTTATGCTTTAATGCGCAGTTGGCATTTGATTCTTGGCTTCTTACTCATTGCAGTAACTATTTTTCGCCTTTATCTACTTTTGACAAAAGAATGTGCATTAGAGCGTCGCTCTATTTTGGATTTTTTCAATCCTTTTGTGTGGTTTGGCGTCTTGAAAAGCTATCTACTTTTTGGCGGACATCCTCATTTAAAAGGTGCTTACAATCCCTTACAGCTTGCAACTTACTTAGGTGTAATGCTTTTAATTATTGCAATTTCTCTTAGCGGACTTGTGCTTTATGCGCATGTTTATCACGAGGGCTTGGGGGGATTCATCGCGCCTTTAATGAAACCTTTGGAAGTGCTTTGTGGCGGAATCGCTAATGTGCGCTTAATCCACCATATTTTAACTTGGGCATTCGTTATTTTTATTCCAATTCATATTTATATGGCAAGCTGGAATAGCGCGAAATTCCCTGGTGCTGGTGTAGATACGATTTTTAGCGGCGTCAAATTTGAAAAAGATGAGTAAGCATAAATACCCAATGCGATTCCTTGCGAATCGCATTTCCGCATTTTAAAATAAATGAAAATCCTCGTGTTGGGCATTGGCAATATTCTATTTGGTGATGAGGGGATTGGTGTGCATTTATCCAATCTATTGAAACTCAATTATACTTTTAGCGGTGAGCATTGTGTGGAGATTGTAGATGGCGGGACAATGGCTCAACATTTAATTCCCCTTATCACGCAATACGATTCTGTGTTGATTATAGATTCTATTGACGCAAAAGATGCCAAAATAGGTGATGTTTATTTTTTTGACTTTCGTGCAATTCCTAACCAAATCACTTGGGCTGGTAGTGCGCACGAAGTAGAAATGCTCCAAACCCTACGAATGATTGAAATGTTAGGAGATTTACCGCCAACAAAGATTTTAGGTATTAAACCTTTTATTATTGGAGAAAATCCAACCTTTGAACTCACAGAGGAAGTCAAACAGGGCGCAAAGCTAATGGAATCCCAAGCAATTCACTACTTAGAATCACTTGGCGTTCAAATCTCCAAAACCTCTTATCAAGATTTGCAAGAAATTGCACGTTTCTCCTACAAAGGATACTAAATGACTTCTGAAACTTCAGAGTTGGAATCCCACTTAATTGTCGCTTTCGTTTTCCAACAAATCGCTAAACTTGCTTTCCCGCACAATATTCAAAATTTCTTACTCAAATCTCTACATTTTGCCCTAAGAAAAACCAACCTACAAGGGCAATTTGTGCAAAATTCTCAAGATTCTTTTAGGCTAGAGGTGCAGGGAAGCCAACAAGAAATTTTGAACTTTAGCGATTCTTTGCAAAACTATATTCCACTTTCTTTACAATGGACTTTTAAAGAGTTGATTGTTTTAGAATCTTTCTCTAAAGAGAATTTAATTTCCTTAAATCATCTCTTTGTAACTCACTTTCTAACCCCTTTGGAGCTGCAACAATTAAGCAACAAAGAATCCCCGAATTTCTGTAACCTATGGGCGCAATGGATAGATTTTCAGCCCACCAAAATGACATTTTTAAAAGAGGAGCAAAGAAACGAGATTCAAAATGCACAAGATTTGATAGAATCTCTCCAAACTCTTGCAAATCTTTTGAAGCAAAATGAGTGCATCTTTGTCAAAACAATTTTTGGCAAAAAGGAGTTGGTGCTTTTAGAGGAAAACAATCCGCCAAATTTAGAGGAGATTGGAGAGGATTTTTGCTTTATGCCCTACTCCCTTATCAATGTCAAAATGCTTTTTAGGGTAGAAAATGAGGAATTGCAAGCCTTAGCAACTTTGGAAAAACCCATTTTGAAGCTTGCTCCTAAAAGCATTTTTCAACATTTCTTCCCTATTGCGCAAGTGAATGTCCTTTTGCCTTTTGAGCCTTATTTAGTTCTTTTGAGTAAATTTTTGGATTCCTCTTTAGGTCTATATTTGTTGCCACTCCGACAAAAAAGAAAAAATGGAATCTGTGAATTTGTTGCTGAAGATTCCAAACCCCTGACTTTAAGCATTGCGCAAAACTCCCTTATCTTGCCACATCGCTTTGAATCTTACAAACCCAATTCTATTGCCAATGCTTTCTTGCAAGCTATTACAAAGGATTCTTTAAATCGTGTCAATGCACTTTATCTTGGTGAGAATCGCACGCTTTTTTGGGTATATTTTAATGAGAATTTCAAAGAAGCACTCACATTTAACTTTGAAAGCAACCTAGGAACAATTCTTGAGACATTCAAAACCCTAAACCAAACCACACAAAGTTTGTTAAAAAATTTTTCATCTCATTTTGAATCCATAATCCACGCTCTAGAATCTCTCCCCAAAAATTCTGTCCCCTCACAAAATCTATTAGACTTGGTGGGAATGTGCGGTGTCTTACTAGGCTTAGGTGAATCTCACAATCTCAAAGCAAGCGCAAATGCTGTGATAGAATGTGCATGGAAATTTTTGGGCAAAAAAGGTCCGCGCATCGATTTTAGACTAGAGCGCGACACAGAGGGTAAAATCTCCTTAAACACTTTGCAAACCTTGCGTTCTGTTATGAGCTTCAGACTTGCTGGAGTAGAGAACGAGTTGCTATGCTTTGGAATCTTGGATTCTTTAGCGGAATTTTTTGCTAATTTTAGTCGTGATATGGAGGAAAACTACCAAACAAAAGGCATCGTTGTCTGTGGCAAATTATTTTTGAACACACAATTTATAAATCAATTCTTGCATTATTTGCCAAAAACCTCTGAAATCTATGCTTGTGCAACAATGGAATTTAAAAACAAAACTCTATAAACCCACGCCTTTGTGATTCCGCTATATCCTTGCGAGATTTCGCAAAAATGCAGCAAGCAAGATTCTATATTATAAATTTGCAGAATAAAGCAATGGGTGTTCTTGCGAGAAAATTTGAAACTTTCATAGCAATCCATAATATCATTTATAAGAAATATGGAATCGCAAATAAAAAATGCTTTTTAGGCAAAGCACTTCGCAATGTATGCTTACTCACTAGCACAATGAAATTTTTGATTCTATTTAAATAGCACACTTCCTAAACGCACGCAGTTGCTTCCGCAAGCAATCGCAAGCTCAAAATCCTCACTCATTCCCATACTTAAAGTCTTTGCACCTTTATTTTGCAGAGATTCAAAAATCCTATATGTTTGCTCAAAACTCTTTTGAATCATTTTTTTTTCATCTGTATGCGCACCAATACTCATCAAACCGCACAACTTGATGTTTGGGCAAGTTTCCAAAATCCTGCAATACATTTCTTGTGCAACTTCTGGCATAAAGCCACTTTTGCTCTCCTCTTTGGCACTATTGACTTGCAACAAGGTGCGCAAAGCCTTATTTTCTTTTTGCAATCGCTTTTGTAATTGCTCTGCTAACTCCAAAGAATGTAAGCTTTGGAGCATAAAGGGATTGAGGCTTAAAAGTGCGTTAATTTTATTACTCTGCAAAGAGCCGATGAAATGCCATTCTAGTGGAAGAGATTCTAAGATTTCAGATTTCGCTTTCAAGTCTTGCACTTTATTTTCACCAAAGGCGCGTTGCCCACAAGCATAAAGTGCTGTGATTTCCTCTTGTGTAGAATATTTGCTCACTGCAACCAAGCGCACGATTCTGTGCCTATCTACCGCAATTCTTGCTTTTTCAATTCTTTCTATTACATCTATTAGATTCTGATTTAATTTTTCTTGCATAAATCTCCTTTAAAAAGGCATTGTTCCATTAAGAATGCGTAAAATATCATTATACAATCCAAGCCCCATAAGTCCCAATAACACAATCCAACCTGCCATACTTAAACGATAAAAAGTATTTTGTGTTGGAATTCTTTTTGTTAGCATTTCATAAAATGTAAAAAGAATATGCCCACCATCAAGGGCTGGAATCGGAAGTAAATTTAAGATTCCAAGATTTACAGAAATCAAAGCAGTAAATGCAAAAAGCGTAACAATCCCTAATTCACTTGCCTTTTTGGTAATGCTCACAATAGAAACTACACCCCCTACTTCGCTCAATGGCACAACGCCACTCAACATTTTTTCAATGCTTTGCAAGATTAACTTGCTAGATTCCAAAGTCTGACCAAAAGCATAGGAAATAGAATCCACAAAAGAATAAGACACAAGCCTTACCTCTCCACTAGAAAAAATCCCAATTAAAGGACGCGCAATCTTCTCACCAAAGAGATTTTTGGATTCTCCTATTTTGGGGATTAAAATCGTCTGATACTCTTTAGAGTCTCGCAAAAATACAATCTCTAGCTCCCCTTTGGATTTGGCAATCGTTTGGCTCAATGCTTCCCAAGTTTGAATTTTTTGTCCATTAATGCTAAGAATTTCATCGCCACTGCGTAACCCAGCAATTTCCGCTGGCATATTTGTTTCTACTTTACCCACCACAGGAGCTAATTCATTTTTCCCCATTAAGCCAATGGCGACAAAAAGCAAAAAAGCTAACAAGAGATTAAAACACGAACCTGCGGCTAAAATCAGCAATCGCTTATAAGCTGCAATACCATAAAGACTATCACTAGCAGTATCACGCATCATAGGATCAAAGTCGCTCTGCCCTTTAAGCTGAACAAATCCTCCTAATGGAATGGGACGCAAAGAATATTCTGTCTCGCCGATTTGTTTTTTAAAGATTCTTGTTTTACCAAAACCTATACTAAAAGCTTCCACACGCACGCCAAAAAGTTTAGCTGCCAAAAAATGCCCCAATTCATGAAAAAAAACCAAAAAAGATAAGACTAAAATTGAGCTAATTATTCCCATTTAGCGCGCCTTTGCATACATTTTAACATAATCATAGCCTGAATAAAGTGTCAAAACTACCGCAAGCCACAAAGTCATATTGGCAAAAGAATAATCCATAAGCAAAAATGCAATTGCAGTAATTTGCAAGCCTGTTTTATATTTACCAAGATTAGAAGCCGCAACTTTGATTCCTTTGCTCGCAGCCACTACACGCAATCCGGTAATAAAAAATTCGCGACTAAGAATCAAAAAGACTGCCCACACATCTGCGCGATTCCATACCAAAAGCCCAATTAATGCAGATAACATCAACAATTTATCAGCAAGCGGGTCAAAAATTTCTCCAAAAATGCTTGAAACATTGAAACTGCGCGCAATAAAGCCATCAAAAAAATCCGTAATACTTGCGAGACAAAACACCAAACAAGCGAAATAATTAATCCAACTAGGGTGGATGGGGGGTGGAAGAATCCACTTTCCATAGAGAATTATTGCAAGCAAAAGAAAAGCAAATATAATCCGAAGAATAGTCAAGCCATTCGGTAAAGATTCTAATTTCATCATCTTTTTCACTCTATTTAAAGCTTGTTCCTCCATCAATCACAATCGTTTGTCCTGTAAGCCAAGCACTTGCGCTACTATCGCATAAAAATAAACAAGCCCCCGCAATATCCTCTGGAGCTCCCATACGATTGAGTGGGCTTTGCTCTACCACTTTTTCTTTAATCTCGGCAAAATCCGGAAATGCCTTTAATGCATCTGTTTCAATGGGACCACCACTCACTGCATTAACGCGAATATTATACTCTCCAAGCTCCATTGCAGCATATTTCACCATTGTTTCTACGGCATTCTTTGAGTTGCCGTGCCCTGCATAATTTGGCATATACACGAGATTCCCTGTGGAGCTAAGGGAAATAATACTTCCACCGCCTACCTTTTGCATTCTCTTTGCTGCTTCTTGCGCACCGACAACAAAAGCAAGTACGGTAGCAGTGTAGATATTGTTTAGTCCTTTAGGTTTCAAGCGCATAAAAGGCGCGAACCCTCCCACGACACTCTTGCCATAAATAATCGCATTGCTCACAAAAAAATCTATCCTCTCAAAATCTTCATCAATTTTTGCAAACAAATCCTTATAAGTCTCTGGTTGCAAAACATCTAAAGGATAAGCTTTGGCTTTGATAAAAAATTGCGATTCCACATCTGCTATGATTTTATTTGCTTCTTCTACATTTTTATTATAAGTAAATGCAATATTTACACCCTTTTGCGCAAAACGATAGAGAATCGCTTTTCCGATTCCACGCGTCGCACCACTAATAACTAAAGTTTTGCCTTTGAAATTTTCATTCATTTTACTACCTCATATTGACTTAAAATTTTTTCAAGATATTCTATATTTTGTGCCGATGGAGCAACCAATGGCAAACGATATTCCAATGTTTTTAAAAGTCCGCTTAAATACATTGCTGCCTTGATTGGAATCGGATTGCTTTCTATGAACAACGCTTTATTAATTGCGTAAAGTTCATTGTTTAATTCTCTTGCGCGTTCATAATTATGCGATTGCAAAAGTGCGTGTGTTAATTCCGCAATTTTGTTTGGCAAAAGATTGGAAGTAACAGAAATCACACCTACCCCACCACAACTTAAAATAGGATAATTAATTGCATCTTCGCCACTTACAATGCTCAAATCTTTAGCATTCATATTCAAATCTATTACCTTTTCAATGCTACCACTTGCTTCTTTGACTCCATAAATATTTGGAATCTCATTAAAAAGTCGCAAAATAGTTTTTGTTTCCAAATTCACACCCGTGCGACCCGGCACATTATAAAGCATAAGAGGAATGCTTACTGCATTTGCAACCTCCTTGTAATGCAAAAACAAGCCCTCTTGTGTTGGCTTATTATAATAAGGTGTAACACACAAAATTGCATCTGCTCCGCAACTTTGTGCAAATTTAGCAAGCTCAATTGCTTCTTGCGTAGAATTACTTCCAGCACCCGCTAAAACCTTGACATTATGCCCCTCCTTGCGACTTGCTTTACAGACGCTCACTGCAACTTCAATACATTCTTTATGTTCTTTGTGGCTTAATGTTGCACTCTCACCTGTTGTGCCAACAGGCACGATAACATCAATACCATATTGAATCTGTCTTCTAATCAAAGATTCATAACTTTCCAAATCCAACAGAGCATTTTTAAAAGGCGTGATTAATGCAGTCATTGCGCCTTTGACTTGATTTTCTACTTGCATTGTTTTCCTTATTTTGTCAGGGTTAAAATTGTTGCATTTGAGCGAACAAAATATTTTTGCGCCACTG
The genomic region above belongs to Helicobacter ganmani and contains:
- the dapA gene encoding 4-hydroxy-tetrahydrodipicolinate synthase, whose product is MQVENQVKGAMTALITPFKNALLDLESYESLIRRQIQYGIDVIVPVGTTGESATLSHKEHKECIEVAVSVCKASRKEGHNVKVLAGAGSNSTQEAIELAKFAQSCGADAILCVTPYYNKPTQEGLFLHYKEVANAVSIPLMLYNVPGRTGVNLETKTILRLFNEIPNIYGVKEASGSIEKVIDLNMNAKDLSIVSGEDAINYPILSCGGVGVISVTSNLLPNKIAELTHALLQSHNYERARELNNELYAINKALFIESNPIPIKAAMYLSGLLKTLEYRLPLVAPSAQNIEYLEKILSQYEVVK
- a CDS encoding enoyl-ACP reductase, whose product is MNENFKGKTLVISGATRGIGKAILYRFAQKGVNIAFTYNKNVEEANKIIADVESQFFIKAKAYPLDVLQPETYKDLFAKIDEDFERIDFFVSNAIIYGKSVVGGFAPFMRLKPKGLNNIYTATVLAFVVGAQEAAKRMQKVGGGSIISLSSTGNLVYMPNYAGHGNSKNAVETMVKYAAMELGEYNIRVNAVSGGPIETDALKAFPDFAEIKEKVVEQSPLNRMGAPEDIAGACLFLCDSSASAWLTGQTIVIDGGTSFK
- a CDS encoding protein hydE produces the protein MTSETSELESHLIVAFVFQQIAKLAFPHNIQNFLLKSLHFALRKTNLQGQFVQNSQDSFRLEVQGSQQEILNFSDSLQNYIPLSLQWTFKELIVLESFSKENLISLNHLFVTHFLTPLELQQLSNKESPNFCNLWAQWIDFQPTKMTFLKEEQRNEIQNAQDLIESLQTLANLLKQNECIFVKTIFGKKELVLLEENNPPNLEEIGEDFCFMPYSLINVKMLFRVENEELQALATLEKPILKLAPKSIFQHFFPIAQVNVLLPFEPYLVLLSKFLDSSLGLYLLPLRQKRKNGICEFVAEDSKPLTLSIAQNSLILPHRFESYKPNSIANAFLQAITKDSLNRVNALYLGENRTLFWVYFNENFKEALTFNFESNLGTILETFKTLNQTTQSLLKNFSSHFESIIHALESLPKNSVPSQNLLDLVGMCGVLLGLGESHNLKASANAVIECAWKFLGKKGPRIDFRLERDTEGKISLNTLQTLRSVMSFRLAGVENELLCFGILDSLAEFFANFSRDMEENYQTKGIVVCGKLFLNTQFINQFLHYLPKTSEIYACATMEFKNKTL
- the cybH gene encoding Ni/Fe-hydrogenase, b-type cytochrome subunit, yielding METRYRAVLEFSKLTRIFHWIRALAIFGLIATGFYLAYPFLAPNNFTGEPVGFLYALMRSWHLILGFLLIAVTIFRLYLLLTKECALERRSILDFFNPFVWFGVLKSYLLFGGHPHLKGAYNPLQLATYLGVMLLIIAISLSGLVLYAHVYHEGLGGFIAPLMKPLEVLCGGIANVRLIHHILTWAFVIFIPIHIYMASWNSAKFPGAGVDTIFSGVKFEKDE
- a CDS encoding HyaD/HybD family hydrogenase maturation endopeptidase translates to MKILVLGIGNILFGDEGIGVHLSNLLKLNYTFSGEHCVEIVDGGTMAQHLIPLITQYDSVLIIDSIDAKDAKIGDVYFFDFRAIPNQITWAGSAHEVEMLQTLRMIEMLGDLPPTKILGIKPFIIGENPTFELTEEVKQGAKLMESQAIHYLESLGVQISKTSYQDLQEIARFSYKGY
- a CDS encoding nickel-dependent hydrogenase large subunit encodes the protein MTKRIIVDPITRIEGHLRIEVIVDENNVITDAYSSSTLWRGLEVIVKNRDPRDVGFMVQRICGVCTFSHYKAGITAVENALGIQIPFNAQMVRSLMNVSLVMHDHLVHFYHLHGLDWCDITEALKADPKKASEIAFKYSKNPIATGADELAAVQEKVKAFANAKQGLGPFANAYWGHKTYKFSPEQNLIVLSHYLKALEVQRVAAQMMAIFGAKQPHPQSLTVGGVTCVADILDPSRLGDWLTKYKEVGDFINRAYYADVVMAAEVFKNEPSVLKGCGVRNFLSYAEIPVNHNETLYSTGVVRGGDISKLLEVNEDLITEEATHSWYQNDKALHPYDGETEPNYTGFTDAETIGPDGNPLKTKAIDMRGKYSWIKSPRYNGEPMEVGPLATIVVGLAAKNPRITKIATQFLEDTGLPIEALFSTLGRTAARLLECKLSTDYGIEAFNSLVANLKTGDQTTCAPYKIDKNKEYKGRYIGNVPRGTLSHWVRIKDGVVANYQAVVPSTWNAGPKDSKNQMGPYEASLVGIKVQDITKPLEIVRTIHSFDPCIACAVHLMDTKGNEISQYRLDPIAMNCKI
- a CDS encoding YggS family pyridoxal phosphate-dependent enzyme → MQEKLNQNLIDVIERIEKARIAVDRHRIVRLVAVSKYSTQEEITALYACGQRAFGENKVQDLKAKSEILESLPLEWHFIGSLQSNKINALLSLNPFMLQSLHSLELAEQLQKRLQKENKALRTLLQVNSAKEESKSGFMPEVAQEMYCRILETCPNIKLCGLMSIGAHTDEKKMIQKSFEQTYRIFESLQNKGAKTLSMGMSEDFELAIACGSNCVRLGSVLFK
- a CDS encoding hydrogenase small subunit — protein: MEREQTLLRQAQDRLANIAKIPSLKKGQSIKKMLKEKGISRRDFMKWAGAMTAMLSLPASFTPLTAKAAEVADRLPVIWLHLAECTGCSESLLRSDGPGIASLIFDYISLEYHETIMAAAGYQAEENLESAIERYKGRYVLMVEGGVPTGLEGQYLTIGAHGNTGLANAKLASENAAAIFAIGTCSSFGGIQAAHPNPTAAKPLSEVTNKPVINVPGCPPSEKNIVGNVIHFLLFGTLPQLDAFNRPKWAYGLRIHDLCERRGHFDAGEFVQRFGDEGAKNGYCLYKVGCKGPYTFNNCSKLRFNSHTSWPIQAGHGCIGCSEPNFWDTMGPFEEPLASKLYNAPLFKGADRTADNIGITLLGAAAIGMAAHAVLSNFRKDKE
- the rseP gene encoding RIP metalloprotease RseP; the protein is MGIISSILVLSFLVFFHELGHFLAAKLFGVRVEAFSIGFGKTRIFKKQIGETEYSLRPIPLGGFVQLKGQSDFDPMMRDTASDSLYGIAAYKRLLILAAGSCFNLLLAFLLFVAIGLMGKNELAPVVGKVETNMPAEIAGLRSGDEILSINGQKIQTWEALSQTIAKSKGELEIVFLRDSKEYQTILIPKIGESKNLFGEKIARPLIGIFSSGEVRLVSYSFVDSISYAFGQTLESSKLILQSIEKMLSGVVPLSEVGGVVSIVSITKKASELGIVTLFAFTALISVNLGILNLLPIPALDGGHILFTFYEMLTKRIPTQNTFYRLSMAGWIVLLGLMGLGLYNDILRILNGTMPF
- the pgsA gene encoding CDP-diacylglycerol--glycerol-3-phosphate 3-phosphatidyltransferase produces the protein MMKLESLPNGLTILRIIFAFLLLAIILYGKWILPPPIHPSWINYFACLVFCLASITDFFDGFIARSFNVSSIFGEIFDPLADKLLMLSALIGLLVWNRADVWAVFLILSREFFITGLRVVAASKGIKVAASNLGKYKTGLQITAIAFLLMDYSFANMTLWLAVVLTLYSGYDYVKMYAKAR